GTTGATGATCGCCACGCGATCGCAGGTCATGCTGACCTCAGGCAAAATGTGAGTCGAAAGAATAATCGTGTGGGTCCCCGCCAGGCTCTTGATCAGGTTGCGGACCTCAATGATTTGGCGCGGGTCTAGGCCCACCGTCGGCTCATCCAGCACGATCACCGGCGGATCGTGGACGATCGCCTGGGCAATTCCCACCCGCTGCCGATAGCCCTTCGACAGCTTGTGAATCAGGGTATCGCGCTTGTCCATGAGGCCGCAGCGCTCCAGGGACAGCTGGATCTGGCGCGGGCGATCGCCCGCCGACACGCCCTTGATCTTTGCCACAAAGTTGAGGAACGTCGCCACCGTCATGTCCGGGTACAGCGGCGGCGTCTCCGGCAAATAGCCAATGCGCTGGCGCACCGCCATCGAGTCCTCGTGGACCTCGTAGCCCGCCACCCGAGCCGTTCCGCTCGTAGCAGGCAAATAGCCCGTCAAGATACGCATCGTCGTCGTTTTACCAGCGCCGTTAGGACCGAGAAATCCCAAAATTTCCCCGGCCTGCACCTCGAAGGTAATATCGGCGATCGCCGGCGTTGAACCGTAGACCTTGCTTAAATGCTCGACTTCAATCATTGCGCCTATTTATGAAGGGAAACGACAATGTTTCTACTCACAGAAAAATTGTGTGCTCCCAGGTCTGGTGACCACACCTCGACATCCGGCCCAGGCGATCGCCCCCTGGAACGCTCTCCAGCCCTCCTGCCGCCCGACCCAGCGGCCAGACCCAGGAGGCTTGAGTCCCACTCAAGACCCCAGCCAGGAGCGTCACCAGATCTTGATAGCGCCCCAAGGATAGCGCCCATAGAACCCTGTCCGCTGCACTCAAGCATGCACCAAAGCATCGTGAGCAGAAGATGCCACACTTTGGCCCACAACGGCAAGAACACCGGCCCATTCTCCCAGCCAAAGCCCAGAGCCCTAGGCCCCAAGACCTTACCCTATCGGGGGCTTCCAGAAAATGCTTCCTAGGGCAGGCTTGGCGGCTGAGAGCAGGGCCGCTACTGGAACTTGCAGAACTTCCGCTGACGGTCAAACTGGGGCTGCTGCCAGGAATAGGCAAAGTGGCTCACGGTTTTGATCTGGGGGGCGAGGCGCTGAATCGCCTGCATCTGCGCCTCCAGGGAGGGCCGATTGCTCACGGCGGCCCCCCAGTTCCCGGCAATCACGGGCTTGACCTGGGTGCCCGCCGGGGCCTGGGACAGCACCCGCTGCACCTGCTCGACGATGCAGTCCACGCTGCCGCAGGTGGCGTAGGACATGGGGTGCCACTCGATGTTGCCAGGGAAGCGGTCCCACGGCTGCAAGCGCGAGTCAAAGCCCTGCTTGCCGATGATTTTGTTGCCGTCGGGGAAGAAGACTGCGCCTGCGGGTATGCCCTGCTGCTGCACAGGCGTGACGGCCATGGTCAAAAAGTCCACCACGCCCTGGAAGGCGTGGGCCACACTCAGCAACCACAGCTCCTGCTGAAGGATGGGCTGGAGCTGAGCCGCAGTCACATTTTTGACATTGGTGGGAGTGCGACCCTGCCACAGAGGCTCGCCTTCTTGGGGATAGGCTTTGTTGACGGCGGCGATGTCTCCCGCCGAGACGAAGCCCTTTTGCAAGAAGGTCTGAATCAGGGCACGGCCTTTGTTGTTGATGGCGCGCTCATAGAGGGCTTGCTGGGCGGCGTCGCCGTAGACCCAGAGGTCTTGGATTTTGCCAGCGACGGAGGCGGCCCCGGTGCCCCTGGGATAGCGAATGTAGTCGAAGAGGACGCCGTCTGGCTTGCGCTGCAGGATGGCCTGGAGCAGCTGGTAGTAGTCGTAGCGGGCCTGGGGATGGTAGGGGTCGACGAAGGAGCCGTCGGCGGTGCCGGTGACGGGGTCGGGCTCGTGGTTGTTGAGGGTGACGGTGGTTTCGCCGCGTCCGTTCACGGCGAGGACCTGCTGGCGATCGCTCCGGGTGGCGTAGGTGTAGCCAAAGTTCAGCGAGAACATCCAGGCGTAGACCTTGAGGCCGCGCTCGCGGCCCTTGGCGATGGACTGGGCCAGCAGGTCGACGTTCTCGTAGCCAGGAGTGCGGAGCAGGGACGGCCAGGCCGTCGAGTTGCTGCTGGAGGGCAGCAGCACTTGGCCGTTGGCAAACACTTCGACATAGACCTGGTTGTAGCCCCGGTTCACGATGTCATCGAGGACGGCT
This genomic stretch from Geitlerinema sp. PCC 7407 harbors:
- a CDS encoding ABC transporter ATP-binding protein, whose protein sequence is MIEVEHLSKVYGSTPAIADITFEVQAGEILGFLGPNGAGKTTTMRILTGYLPATSGTARVAGYEVHEDSMAVRQRIGYLPETPPLYPDMTVATFLNFVAKIKGVSAGDRPRQIQLSLERCGLMDKRDTLIHKLSKGYRQRVGIAQAIVHDPPVIVLDEPTVGLDPRQIIEVRNLIKSLAGTHTIILSTHILPEVSMTCDRVAIINRGRVVTTNTPEALMAQLAGGANYELEVEGTLEAVIALLKAVPGVRLVELIPQEDEAPTARRQRLRVLSEPGFDPGRDLAAVLVGAGVGLYEMHRLRASLEDVFLELTTAEKSVTDAATETAEPEGAIAPESSNEGEAA
- a CDS encoding family 10 glycosylhydrolase; this translates as MNIARFLTRWRGQRARRGLSAIALTASLFSGQTAWVAPAQAQQAQTGAYCQLLNDSILEKQRLLQSSLQGSEEAKTQYQNLLKQHAEVIRQCRTRTWPQNQAIWLRLYPCDAQPGVLEAVLDDIVNRGYNQVYVEVFANGQVLLPSSSNSTAWPSLLRTPGYENVDLLAQSIAKGRERGLKVYAWMFSLNFGYTYATRSDRQQVLAVNGRGETTVTLNNHEPDPVTGTADGSFVDPYHPQARYDYYQLLQAILQRKPDGVLFDYIRYPRGTGAASVAGKIQDLWVYGDAAQQALYERAINNKGRALIQTFLQKGFVSAGDIAAVNKAYPQEGEPLWQGRTPTNVKNVTAAQLQPILQQELWLLSVAHAFQGVVDFLTMAVTPVQQQGIPAGAVFFPDGNKIIGKQGFDSRLQPWDRFPGNIEWHPMSYATCGSVDCIVEQVQRVLSQAPAGTQVKPVIAGNWGAAVSNRPSLEAQMQAIQRLAPQIKTVSHFAYSWQQPQFDRQRKFCKFQ